A portion of the Pseudarthrobacter sp. L1SW genome contains these proteins:
- a CDS encoding Stk1 family PASTA domain-containing Ser/Thr kinase, translating into MQEHVSDPLVGTLVDNRYAVRSKLARGGMSTVYLATDQRLERDVALKVLHPHLSADDNFLGRLGREAKAAARLSHPHVVGVLDQGNDGRTAYLVMEYIKGHTLRDLISEKGALPPRLALALIDPVVEGLGAAHAAGFIHRDVKPENVLISDDGRIKIGDFGLARAVTTSTSTGALIGTVAYLSPELVLGKPADARSDIYSVGIMLFEMLTGQQPFNGEVPIQVAYQHVNGTVGPPSALVPGLAAEVDELVQWCTSNDPENRPVDGNALLQELRHIRTNLTDAELDLRPPAAAAGGAVANSQVAAPRDPGQSQHTGQSQHTGQFQDPGRTQNPTEVIGRANNPTTVMPFGKPAAPAYPPSRGQLPYPGPADPGVSRHTLTPPDDDTGPWSPQPPPLGKRAQRKADKEDERARSRAAATPARTLREGSPRRRGILWVIVLVIAALLATGAGWFFGMGPGAAATIPSVANKTVAQAQQLLADAGFRSTTRDIFDDDVPSGLVVASEPAAGTEIRKFQPVSLYVSKGPELFPLPKLTGGTLEQAKAGLNAAEMALGPVTEQFHEKVPAGTVLSQEPAPGTAVRHGTPVSLVVSKGPEPIPVPSVVGQDEKDAVDAIEAAGLTAEVAPDEVFSRDIPEGSVASQAPATGTLTRGGTVTLTISKGPRMVKVPSYIGKQATDARKALEGLGFQVRVNNILGGFFGTVRDQDPVDKEVPEGSVITLTVV; encoded by the coding sequence GTGCAGGAACACGTGTCAGACCCTCTTGTTGGGACGCTGGTGGACAACCGGTATGCCGTCAGGTCTAAGCTTGCGCGGGGCGGAATGTCCACTGTCTATTTGGCCACGGACCAGCGGCTGGAACGGGACGTGGCGCTCAAGGTGCTGCACCCGCACCTCTCCGCAGACGACAATTTCCTGGGCAGGCTGGGGCGGGAAGCGAAGGCAGCAGCCAGATTGTCCCACCCGCACGTGGTGGGGGTCCTCGACCAGGGGAACGATGGCCGCACCGCCTACCTGGTCATGGAGTACATCAAGGGCCACACCCTGCGTGACCTCATCTCCGAGAAGGGCGCGCTGCCGCCCCGGCTGGCCCTCGCGCTGATCGACCCGGTAGTGGAAGGACTCGGCGCTGCGCATGCCGCCGGCTTCATCCACCGCGACGTCAAGCCCGAAAACGTCCTGATTTCGGACGATGGACGGATCAAGATTGGGGACTTCGGGCTGGCGCGTGCGGTCACCACTTCCACGAGCACCGGCGCGCTGATCGGAACAGTTGCCTACCTCTCGCCGGAGCTCGTCCTGGGAAAGCCCGCGGACGCACGAAGCGACATCTACTCGGTGGGCATCATGCTGTTCGAAATGCTCACCGGGCAGCAGCCGTTCAACGGCGAGGTCCCCATCCAAGTGGCCTACCAGCATGTCAACGGGACAGTGGGCCCGCCTTCCGCCCTGGTTCCCGGACTGGCGGCCGAGGTGGACGAGCTGGTGCAGTGGTGCACCTCCAACGACCCCGAAAACCGGCCGGTAGACGGCAACGCGCTGCTCCAGGAACTTCGGCATATCCGGACCAACCTCACCGATGCGGAGCTGGACCTGCGTCCACCGGCGGCTGCGGCCGGCGGAGCCGTGGCCAACTCCCAGGTCGCAGCGCCCAGGGATCCAGGGCAGTCCCAGCACACCGGGCAGTCCCAGCACACCGGGCAGTTCCAGGATCCAGGGCGTACCCAGAATCCAACAGAGGTGATCGGCCGGGCCAACAACCCCACAACGGTGATGCCGTTTGGCAAGCCGGCCGCGCCTGCCTACCCGCCCTCACGGGGCCAGCTTCCCTACCCCGGTCCTGCAGATCCCGGCGTTTCCCGCCATACCCTCACTCCCCCGGACGACGACACCGGGCCGTGGTCCCCGCAGCCTCCGCCGCTGGGCAAGCGTGCCCAGCGCAAGGCGGACAAGGAGGACGAGCGGGCACGGTCCCGCGCGGCCGCCACCCCCGCCCGGACGTTGCGTGAGGGCAGCCCGCGCCGCCGGGGAATCCTGTGGGTGATCGTGCTGGTTATCGCTGCCCTGCTGGCTACCGGGGCCGGCTGGTTCTTCGGGATGGGCCCGGGCGCCGCGGCCACCATCCCGTCCGTGGCCAACAAGACCGTGGCCCAGGCACAGCAGCTTCTGGCCGACGCCGGTTTCCGGTCCACCACCAGGGACATTTTCGACGACGACGTGCCCTCGGGACTCGTGGTGGCAAGCGAGCCTGCCGCAGGCACGGAAATCCGCAAGTTCCAGCCGGTGTCGCTCTATGTTTCGAAGGGTCCCGAGCTGTTCCCGCTCCCGAAACTGACCGGCGGCACCCTGGAGCAGGCCAAGGCCGGCCTCAACGCAGCCGAAATGGCGCTTGGCCCGGTGACCGAACAGTTCCATGAGAAGGTGCCGGCGGGCACTGTCCTGTCGCAGGAGCCCGCCCCGGGTACAGCGGTCCGCCATGGCACGCCAGTCAGCCTGGTGGTATCGAAAGGTCCCGAGCCGATTCCTGTCCCCTCCGTGGTGGGCCAGGACGAAAAGGATGCTGTTGACGCCATCGAGGCCGCCGGCCTCACGGCGGAGGTCGCACCCGATGAAGTGTTCAGCCGGGACATCCCGGAAGGCTCGGTGGCCAGCCAGGCCCCGGCGACTGGAACGCTCACCCGCGGCGGCACCGTGACGCTGACCATTTCGAAGGGACCCCGGATGGTGAAGGTCCCCAGCTACATCGGCAAGCAGGCCACGGACGCGCGGAAGGCCTTGGAGGGCCTGGGCTTCCAGGTGCGCGTCAACAATATCCTGGGCGGCTTCTTCGGCACGGTCCGGGACCAGGATCCGGTGGACAAGGAAGTGCCCGAAGGTTCGGTTATCACCCTGACGGTGGTGTAG
- a CDS encoding Rv2175c family DNA-binding protein has protein sequence MSNVEDLVGEWLPLPDVARLLDVSITRVHSLIDERALAALRVGERRIRSVPAAFIQDGQVVDSLKGTIVVLADAGYSDEDLIVWLFTPDESLRGRPIDALREGRKTEIRRRAQTLAW, from the coding sequence GTGAGTAATGTAGAAGACCTTGTGGGCGAATGGTTGCCCTTACCCGACGTCGCCCGATTATTGGATGTTTCCATCACCCGGGTTCACAGCCTGATTGACGAACGTGCCCTTGCGGCACTGCGGGTAGGGGAACGTAGAATCCGGTCCGTGCCCGCGGCGTTTATCCAGGACGGGCAGGTTGTGGACAGCCTCAAGGGGACGATTGTTGTCCTGGCTGACGCCGGCTATTCGGATGAGGACCTGATCGTTTGGCTGTTTACCCCGGATGAATCGCTGCGGGGACGCCCCATCGATGCCCTGCGCGAGGGCCGCAAAACGGAAATACGGCGACGGGCCCAGACCCTCGCCTGGTAA
- a CDS encoding carboxylesterase, which yields MSESSTPSPPAAFSYPGHGPNARTGVAICHGFTGSPLSLLPWAEHLASQGYAVTVPLLPGHGTDWRHLARTRWTDWYSSFEAAYLELEERTDATFVAGLSMGGAIALLTASRHNVAGVSVVNPGLSFYNRRVRVVGVLKYFQRTTIPIQEEQPTAAATNDGDYSRTPLAAVHELKKLFAVAARGLPRVSAPVQVFKSRTDAVVPPTSLALLRKGLGPNLVDVVDLHSSGHVATLDVDAPEIHAKSSGFFHALARQKTSLETP from the coding sequence ATGAGCGAAAGCAGCACCCCGTCCCCTCCTGCCGCTTTCAGCTATCCCGGCCACGGACCAAATGCACGTACCGGCGTGGCCATTTGCCACGGCTTTACAGGGAGCCCGCTCAGCCTGCTGCCATGGGCCGAGCACCTGGCGTCCCAGGGTTATGCCGTCACCGTTCCCTTGCTGCCTGGCCACGGAACGGACTGGCGCCATCTGGCCAGGACACGCTGGACCGACTGGTACAGCAGCTTCGAGGCTGCCTACCTGGAGCTGGAGGAACGGACCGACGCAACGTTTGTCGCCGGACTCTCGATGGGCGGGGCCATAGCGCTGCTCACCGCTTCCCGGCACAACGTGGCCGGGGTGTCCGTGGTCAACCCGGGCCTGAGTTTTTACAACCGGAGGGTCCGGGTGGTTGGAGTGCTGAAGTACTTCCAGCGGACAACCATCCCTATCCAGGAGGAACAGCCGACGGCGGCAGCCACCAATGACGGCGACTATTCACGCACCCCGCTGGCAGCAGTGCACGAGCTGAAGAAGCTTTTTGCCGTGGCGGCCCGGGGCTTGCCCAGGGTGTCGGCTCCGGTCCAGGTGTTCAAGTCGCGCACGGACGCGGTGGTGCCGCCAACCTCCCTGGCACTGTTGCGGAAGGGCCTGGGCCCAAACCTTGTTGACGTAGTGGACCTCCACAGCAGCGGACATGTCGCTACGCTGGACGTGGACGCGCCGGAGATCCACGCGAAATCCAGTGGCTTCTTCCACGCCCTCGCCCGCCAGAAGACTTCATTGGAGACCCCATGA
- a CDS encoding polyprenyl synthetase family protein, which yields MTAAEQLRNEQADFVAAVAGELTGFLTSRQAIMSGISPDIEPLMGSISNLVTGGKRLRALMCYWGWRGAGGQPAAQQVVTAGAALELFQAAALIHDDIIDRSDTRRGGPSVHRRFTELHGSRGWALDSERFGHAAAILTGDLCLSFSEEAFTDIGERAAAGTRARLIFNLMRAEVMAGQYLDILEEVAGPVRDRAGAVTRAQSIIRFKSAKYSTEHPLALGGALAGASDELLRGYSAFALPLGEAFQLRDDVLGVFGDPLTTGKPAGDDLREGKRTVLVALALDQASSAEAAFIDARLGSPDLSEEDILELRRIIEESGALAATEVLINDFGAAAFDALDSLPLDELPKTALRRLAEATVSRAS from the coding sequence GTGACGGCAGCAGAACAGCTGAGGAATGAGCAGGCAGACTTCGTTGCGGCGGTAGCAGGCGAGCTGACGGGGTTCCTCACCTCGCGGCAGGCCATTATGTCCGGCATCTCGCCGGACATCGAACCCCTGATGGGTTCCATCTCCAACCTGGTGACAGGCGGCAAGCGCCTGCGCGCGTTGATGTGCTACTGGGGCTGGCGGGGCGCCGGCGGGCAACCCGCCGCGCAACAGGTGGTAACGGCCGGCGCGGCACTGGAACTGTTCCAGGCAGCGGCCCTGATCCATGACGACATCATCGACCGGTCGGATACCCGGCGGGGCGGTCCAAGCGTCCACCGCCGGTTCACTGAGCTGCACGGGTCGCGGGGGTGGGCGCTGGACAGCGAACGGTTCGGGCACGCGGCTGCAATCCTGACAGGCGACCTTTGCCTCTCCTTCAGCGAGGAAGCTTTTACGGATATTGGCGAGCGTGCGGCCGCCGGCACCAGGGCCAGGCTGATCTTCAACCTCATGCGGGCTGAGGTGATGGCCGGCCAGTACCTCGACATCCTGGAGGAAGTGGCCGGTCCGGTGAGGGACCGGGCCGGGGCCGTGACCCGCGCACAGTCCATCATCAGGTTCAAGTCCGCAAAATACTCCACCGAGCATCCCCTGGCGCTGGGTGGAGCCCTTGCGGGAGCCTCGGATGAGTTGCTCCGCGGCTACTCCGCTTTTGCCTTGCCCCTGGGCGAAGCCTTCCAGCTCCGCGACGACGTGCTGGGCGTCTTCGGTGATCCGCTGACAACCGGCAAGCCCGCCGGTGACGACTTGCGGGAAGGAAAGCGCACCGTGCTGGTTGCCCTTGCCCTGGACCAGGCGTCTTCAGCCGAAGCGGCCTTCATCGACGCAAGGCTTGGCAGCCCCGACCTCTCGGAAGAGGACATCCTCGAACTCAGGCGCATTATTGAAGAATCCGGCGCACTGGCGGCGACCGAAGTCCTGATCAACGACTTCGGGGCGGCCGCGTTCGACGCCCTGGACTCGCTCCCCCTGGATGAACTGCCGAAAACCGCCCTGCGGAGGCTGGCTGAAGCGACAGTCAGCCGCGCCTCCTGA
- a CDS encoding 1-acyl-sn-glycerol-3-phosphate acyltransferase translates to MFYWVMKRIFLGPVLKLLFRPWVKGLDNIPAEGAAIIASNHLSFSDSIFMPLMVRRPVVFLAKSEYFTGTGIKGRLTALFFRLTNQLPMDRSGGAASAASLSAGMEVLNHGGLLGIYPEGTRSPDAKLYRGKVGVARLALQAGVPVVPVAMIGTDKVQPIGKRLPNIRRIGMIFGEPLDFSRYRDQAEDRDVQRKVTDQIMFELMRLSGQEYVDEYAAVVKLRLAGKPSEPAAAAEPLASPAPAAADAAGPSAGPAADAGPGEGAVRKTDDGGAAAKA, encoded by the coding sequence GTGTTCTATTGGGTCATGAAGCGGATTTTCCTTGGTCCTGTGCTGAAGCTTCTTTTCCGCCCCTGGGTCAAGGGACTGGACAATATCCCGGCCGAGGGCGCGGCGATCATCGCCTCAAACCACCTGTCGTTTTCCGATTCGATTTTTATGCCGCTGATGGTGCGGCGCCCGGTGGTCTTCCTGGCTAAGTCTGAGTACTTCACCGGCACCGGCATCAAGGGCAGGCTGACCGCACTGTTCTTCCGCCTGACCAACCAGTTGCCCATGGACCGGTCCGGCGGGGCTGCATCGGCCGCGTCGCTGAGTGCGGGCATGGAGGTCCTCAACCACGGCGGGCTGCTGGGCATCTACCCGGAGGGCACCCGGAGCCCGGATGCAAAGCTGTACAGGGGCAAGGTGGGCGTGGCAAGGCTCGCCCTGCAGGCCGGAGTTCCCGTGGTTCCGGTGGCCATGATCGGCACGGACAAAGTGCAGCCCATCGGCAAACGGCTGCCGAACATCCGCAGGATCGGCATGATCTTTGGTGAGCCGCTGGACTTCAGCCGGTACCGGGACCAGGCAGAAGACCGTGATGTGCAGCGGAAGGTCACGGACCAGATCATGTTCGAACTGATGCGGCTCTCCGGACAGGAATACGTGGACGAGTACGCCGCCGTGGTGAAGCTTCGCCTGGCGGGAAAGCCCTCCGAACCCGCGGCAGCCGCTGAACCCCTGGCGTCGCCGGCGCCTGCTGCAGCTGATGCGGCCGGTCCCTCTGCCGGTCCTGCGGCGGACGCAGGGCCGGGGGAGGGCGCCGTCCGGAAAACGGACGACGGCGGGGCTGCCGCCAAGGCGTGA
- a CDS encoding lytic transglycosylase domain-containing protein — protein MTMSRSHKQPPKPSLPMLAATTAALPAVVLSSLALAQPVAAAQPARVVPATLAAAMKAQAAKATAAVIPASAVSTAIPAAFKPTQPQAPAEYTIARGDTISAIAGRFGLNTGEILKLNNLQPNTIIYPGQKIKLSGSAAAPAAPSAAPAPAAPAAPTGATYTVKAGDTLGAIAARHNVGLADVFAWNNLNMRSIIHPGQKIKVGAGGAAPAAAAPVSGGLASTSAPAAPAPAAPAPAPGSYTVKAGDTLSAIASRHGVKLSELLSANRLSMTSVIYPGNKLAIPGGSAQPAAPQPAASVTPLVPSSFLGFSYPAAVVSSANENKALLNASPVPSRSEMRNIVADTARRMGVEPSLALAFAHQESGFDQRAVSPANAIGTMQVIPSSGQWASDLVGRKLNLLDPYDNATAGVAIIRQLLATSKDTDTAIAGYYQGQYSVSKYGMYDDTKAYVAAIKAHQKNFG, from the coding sequence ATGACGATGTCCCGCTCGCACAAGCAGCCCCCCAAGCCGAGCCTGCCCATGCTCGCTGCCACGACGGCGGCTCTGCCAGCGGTCGTATTGTCATCCTTGGCCCTGGCCCAGCCCGTTGCCGCTGCGCAACCTGCCCGTGTTGTCCCGGCTACGCTGGCTGCCGCCATGAAGGCCCAGGCGGCAAAAGCAACTGCGGCGGTCATCCCCGCCTCCGCCGTGTCCACTGCTATCCCGGCTGCCTTCAAGCCCACACAGCCGCAGGCACCCGCCGAGTACACGATTGCGCGCGGCGACACCATCAGTGCGATCGCTGGAAGGTTCGGCCTGAACACCGGTGAAATCCTGAAACTGAACAACCTTCAGCCGAACACCATTATTTACCCGGGCCAGAAGATTAAACTTTCAGGCTCTGCCGCTGCTCCGGCCGCCCCGTCAGCCGCTCCCGCACCGGCCGCGCCCGCCGCCCCAACCGGCGCCACCTATACCGTGAAGGCAGGCGACACGCTCGGAGCCATTGCGGCCCGCCATAACGTGGGCCTGGCTGACGTGTTTGCCTGGAACAACCTCAACATGCGCTCCATCATCCACCCGGGGCAGAAGATCAAGGTGGGCGCCGGCGGGGCTGCACCAGCTGCCGCCGCGCCTGTCTCCGGCGGCCTGGCTTCAACGTCCGCTCCGGCTGCCCCGGCACCCGCGGCCCCGGCTCCGGCTCCCGGCTCTTACACCGTAAAGGCCGGAGATACCCTCTCTGCCATTGCCTCGCGCCACGGCGTGAAGCTCTCCGAGTTGCTCTCCGCCAACCGCCTGAGCATGACCAGTGTCATCTACCCGGGCAACAAGCTGGCCATCCCTGGGGGTTCCGCCCAGCCGGCCGCCCCGCAGCCGGCTGCCTCCGTGACGCCCCTCGTCCCAAGTTCGTTCCTCGGCTTCAGCTACCCCGCCGCGGTGGTTAGCTCGGCCAACGAGAACAAAGCCTTGCTGAACGCCTCCCCGGTGCCCTCCCGCAGCGAGATGCGGAACATCGTGGCCGATACCGCGCGCAGGATGGGCGTGGAACCCTCGCTCGCCCTCGCGTTTGCGCACCAGGAATCCGGGTTTGACCAGCGCGCAGTGTCTCCGGCGAACGCAATCGGAACCATGCAGGTCATCCCCAGCTCCGGGCAGTGGGCATCGGACCTGGTGGGACGCAAGCTGAACCTCCTGGACCCCTACGACAATGCGACAGCCGGCGTCGCGATCATCCGCCAGCTCCTTGCCACCAGCAAGGACACGGACACGGCCATCGCGGGCTACTACCAGGGCCAGTACTCCGTGAGCAAATACGGCATGTACGACGACACCAAGGCCTACGTCGCCGCGATCAAGGCGCACCAGAAGAACTTCGGCTGA
- a CDS encoding carboxylesterase produces the protein MTSGLDHSPFSSSSTGRGPRIGVVLSHGFTASPHGLRAWAQALADAGFAVRMPLLPGHGTSWQELARTRWEEWHGALDQAYLELDADCDYVFSAGLSMGGALALRIAATRPVAGVIVVNPGLVIDDPRAPIAGLLKLVMKSTPAIANDILKEGMDEGAYPRTPVAAAHQLNKMFKDTIRLLPRITAPVKVFRSTVDHVVSDSSLVALRRGLTHAPLDVVYLENSYHVATLDNDADRIFQGSVDFIRSVASGTGPGPSTASAPSTLEVTSHEQA, from the coding sequence ATGACCTCCGGCCTGGACCACAGCCCGTTCAGCAGCAGTTCCACCGGCCGGGGGCCCCGCATCGGCGTGGTCCTCTCGCATGGGTTTACCGCCAGTCCGCACGGTCTGCGCGCCTGGGCCCAGGCCTTGGCCGATGCCGGATTCGCCGTCCGGATGCCGCTGCTTCCCGGGCACGGCACCAGCTGGCAGGAACTCGCACGGACGCGGTGGGAGGAGTGGCACGGCGCTTTGGACCAGGCCTACCTTGAACTGGACGCGGACTGCGACTACGTCTTTTCGGCCGGACTGAGCATGGGAGGAGCGCTGGCGCTCCGGATTGCGGCTACCCGGCCCGTTGCCGGCGTGATCGTGGTCAATCCTGGGCTGGTCATCGATGACCCGCGCGCGCCGATCGCCGGGCTCCTGAAGCTGGTGATGAAAAGTACGCCTGCCATCGCCAACGACATCCTCAAGGAAGGCATGGACGAGGGCGCCTACCCCCGGACACCGGTCGCTGCGGCGCACCAGCTCAACAAGATGTTCAAGGACACCATCAGGCTCCTTCCCCGGATCACTGCTCCGGTCAAGGTATTCCGCTCCACCGTGGACCACGTGGTATCCGACTCGAGCCTGGTGGCGCTCCGCCGCGGCCTCACCCATGCTCCCCTGGATGTGGTCTACCTTGAGAACAGCTACCATGTGGCAACCCTGGACAACGACGCGGACCGGATTTTCCAGGGCTCCGTGGACTTTATCCGGTCGGTTGCCTCCGGCACGGGTCCTGGGCCGTCAACGGCAAGTGCGCCATCAACGCTGGAGGTCACGTCCCATGAACAGGCCTGA
- a CDS encoding class II 3-deoxy-7-phosphoheptulonate synthase has protein sequence MVTELTAKPAFSLSSTAQSGAANYPGLDDWRDLPISQQPSWQDRDVFEASVKELSVLPPLVFAGEVDVLRERLAAAAQGKAFLLQGGDCAETFEAATADKISARVKTILQMAVVLTYGAAMPVIKMGRMAGQFAKPRSSNDETRDGVTLPAYRGDIVNGYDFTPESRGHDASRMLRAYHTSASTLNLIRAFTQGGFADLRSVHQWNKGFTENPAHARYESLARDIDRAIKFMASCGADFEALKRVEFFASHEALLLDYERALTRIDSRTGFPYDTSAHFLWIGERTRELDHAHVDFLSRVRNPIGVKLGPSTTGDDALRLIDKLDPEREPGRLTFITRMGAGNIREKLPAVVEKVTASGAQVLWVTDPMHGNTVTSPNGYKTRNFDDVIDEVRGFFEVHHALGTVPGGLHVEMTGDDVAECLGGADPVDQDAFLDRYESVCDPRLNHMQSLEMAFLVAGALAKH, from the coding sequence ATGGTGACTGAGCTAACTGCAAAACCCGCCTTTTCGCTGTCCAGCACCGCCCAGAGCGGAGCAGCCAACTATCCCGGACTCGATGACTGGCGGGACCTCCCCATTTCCCAGCAGCCCAGCTGGCAGGACCGGGACGTGTTTGAGGCATCGGTGAAGGAGCTCTCCGTACTCCCTCCGCTGGTGTTCGCCGGCGAGGTGGATGTCCTCCGCGAACGCCTGGCTGCCGCTGCACAGGGCAAGGCCTTCCTCCTGCAGGGCGGTGACTGCGCCGAGACCTTCGAGGCGGCAACAGCGGACAAGATCAGCGCCCGCGTCAAGACCATCCTCCAGATGGCGGTGGTGCTCACCTACGGTGCGGCCATGCCCGTCATCAAGATGGGCCGCATGGCGGGCCAGTTCGCCAAGCCCCGTTCCTCCAACGATGAAACCCGCGACGGCGTCACCTTGCCCGCCTACCGCGGGGACATCGTCAACGGATACGACTTCACGCCGGAATCGCGGGGCCACGACGCCTCCCGCATGCTCCGCGCGTACCACACGTCCGCTTCCACGCTGAACCTCATCCGCGCCTTCACCCAGGGTGGATTCGCGGACCTGCGCTCGGTGCACCAGTGGAACAAGGGCTTCACCGAGAACCCCGCGCATGCCCGCTATGAGTCCCTGGCCCGGGACATTGACCGGGCCATCAAGTTCATGGCTTCCTGCGGCGCCGACTTCGAGGCACTCAAGCGCGTCGAGTTCTTCGCCAGCCACGAGGCCCTTCTCCTGGACTACGAGCGTGCGCTGACCCGCATCGATTCCCGCACCGGATTCCCCTACGACACCTCCGCGCACTTCCTCTGGATCGGGGAGCGTACCCGCGAACTGGACCACGCGCACGTGGACTTTCTCTCACGGGTGCGGAACCCCATCGGCGTCAAGCTGGGCCCGTCCACCACCGGCGACGACGCCCTCCGCCTGATCGACAAGCTTGACCCGGAGCGCGAGCCCGGCCGGCTCACCTTCATCACCCGCATGGGTGCCGGCAACATCCGCGAGAAGCTGCCCGCCGTCGTCGAGAAGGTCACTGCCTCAGGCGCGCAGGTGCTCTGGGTTACCGACCCCATGCACGGAAACACGGTCACATCCCCCAACGGGTACAAAACACGCAATTTCGACGACGTCATTGACGAAGTGCGCGGCTTCTTCGAAGTGCACCACGCCCTGGGCACCGTTCCCGGCGGCCTGCACGTTGAAATGACCGGAGACGACGTCGCAGAGTGCCTTGGCGGCGCCGACCCCGTGGACCAGGACGCCTTCCTGGACCGCTACGAGTCGGTCTGCGACCCGCGCCTGAACCACATGCAGTCGCTGGAAATGGCCTTCCTGGTGGCCGGAGCACTCGCCAAGCACTGA
- a CDS encoding ROK family glucokinase — MYVPPTGEQAGPLRRPAPWKRRPTAYRARTRHDGGGFREHLRLGRKGLAIGIDIGGTKVAAGVVDADGRILSEARRATPGSDPRAVERVIVELVEELGKGHRIWSVGIGAAGWMDLEGGTVLFSPHLAWRNEPLRANLQQLLRRPVLLANDADAAAWAEWRFGAGQGEDRLVCITLGTGIGGAMVMDGRVERGRFGVAGEFGHQIIMPGGHRCECGNRGCWEQYASGNALGREARILARANSPVAQDLIAAVNGRTEEITGAIVTELALAGDPASRELLEEVGEWLGLGLANLAAALDPGLFVIGGGLCSAGDLLVEPARKAFARNLTGRGFRPAAGIQLAALGPNAGLIGAADLSRVSSRTRR, encoded by the coding sequence GACGCGGCACGACGGCGGGGGCTTCCGTGAGCACCTGCGCCTCGGCCGCAAGGGCCTCGCCATCGGGATCGACATCGGCGGTACGAAAGTAGCCGCCGGCGTCGTTGACGCGGACGGCCGCATCCTCAGCGAAGCGCGCCGTGCCACTCCCGGCAGCGACCCCCGGGCAGTGGAACGGGTCATCGTCGAGCTGGTGGAGGAACTGGGCAAGGGCCACCGCATTTGGTCCGTAGGCATCGGCGCCGCAGGCTGGATGGACCTCGAAGGCGGCACGGTGCTTTTCAGCCCCCACCTGGCCTGGCGCAATGAACCGCTCCGGGCAAACCTGCAGCAGCTGCTCCGCCGGCCCGTCCTTCTGGCCAACGACGCCGACGCCGCCGCGTGGGCCGAATGGCGCTTCGGTGCCGGGCAAGGGGAGGACCGGCTGGTCTGCATCACACTGGGCACCGGCATCGGCGGCGCCATGGTGATGGACGGGCGGGTGGAGCGCGGCCGCTTCGGCGTGGCCGGGGAATTCGGACACCAGATCATCATGCCGGGCGGGCACCGCTGCGAGTGCGGGAACCGCGGCTGCTGGGAGCAGTACGCGTCCGGGAATGCGCTGGGACGCGAAGCCAGGATCCTGGCCCGGGCAAACTCCCCGGTGGCGCAGGACCTGATTGCGGCCGTCAACGGGCGGACCGAGGAGATTACCGGCGCCATTGTGACGGAACTGGCCCTGGCAGGCGACCCCGCATCACGCGAACTGCTCGAGGAAGTAGGGGAGTGGCTTGGGCTGGGGCTCGCAAACCTGGCTGCCGCCTTGGATCCGGGACTTTTCGTCATCGGCGGTGGCTTGTGCTCGGCCGGGGACCTGCTGGTGGAACCTGCCCGCAAAGCTTTCGCCCGCAACCTGACGGGCCGGGGCTTCAGGCCTGCCGCCGGTATCCAGCTGGCGGCGCTGGGGCCGAACGCGGGACTTATCGGCGCTGCCGACCTATCCCGCGTCAGCAGCCGGACGCGCCGCTAA